The genomic region GACCAAGTGCCATGGATGCCACTAGGTTGGATTCCTGTGACACAAATTACAACATCAAAGCTCACCTTTTGAATAAGAAGGTAGAACAAACGACAAATTAAATCACTGAATTGTTTGCTTCCTTGAGCTAGTAGGTACCAATGATTCTTATCTAACGAGTATCTAATTCCTGGTTTGCAGATATTTTCCGGTAAAGGAGATCTTGGTgtttccaaaaacatcaaaaaggAAACCACAGCGCCAATGGTACAGGATGGAAGATCTTTAGTCTCTTCATTACAAATTGATTGTTAGCTGAACTGTTTGATATGAATATTGTGCTTTGTCTGCCAATTATTAGGAATATAAAATCCGTAGAGAAAGGAGGGTTCCGCAAAATCCACCCATAGAACTTTTTAGTAAGGTAAATTTTAACATGTTTCAGCTATGCTATCAAACATCTTCCTCTTCATATTTCCAACTAGCATTTTATGGCATCTTAATAATGCATTTCAAGTGTTTCATGTTTTTAGGTCATTGCTTGCATGaaatatttttgttaatgttCTCTATTCTTCTGTCTATATTGTCTGTCAGCTGTCTCTTACATCTGAACTACAGCCAAGTAATGGATCTCAGATGAAATTGCCTTGTCCTACTTTTATATCTACAAAGGTTCTCCTAGTATTTTTAActctttaaactttttttttgatTAGCACTTTTAAGTGTGCTATTGATGTAATTGTTCGTTGGTTCAAGGGCTTAAAGGAAAATAGATTGATTTCTTTTCTTTCCAGCCAGAACACGAGGTTAGTTTTGTAAATCGAACACAAAGTAGATTGATAGAATAAATCCTGTTCTTAGTATTTTCTAATTATAGGGCTTCCATTCTGCCTTTTAAGCAGATGATGATGCATTTGGCAAAAGATAAACCACTTGTGGTTGCCTGAAGAAACATTCAGTTCGCTAGTGATGGTTGCATGACTGAAGTTGTTATTCAATCGAGCATCAGGTATGTTCGGGTCGTTAAACCTTGTATCATTTCATCTGTTGTTCATGATTGTGAAATTTATACATGGAGATTATGCAGGAGCTTTGGCATCAGCTGAAAGCAACATGGACGTTTAAGATTCTGCTATATATGAAATTTGTGCATAAATTTTTCAACCTCCCctgcccccccaaaaaaaaaaaaagctatctTGCTCCGTATTCCTAGGTCACAACTCACAAGCACATAGTATAGTAAAAACATTACACATTGTATAGCCGAACAGGCCACAAACATCCTTCGACTTCAAATTTGCAGTTCTTTTCTTCAGAAACTTTCCCTCGGTGCTCATTGCAAATTTGTACATTGTTTTATCTTATATCCTGTGTTGTAATGTTCAAGGTTCAAGCTCAGGCTAGGCGATTGAGCTTGAGCCTTGAGCTTGGATTAGACTTGTCATTTGGGTGGGTTAAGTtaatttagattttagaattCTTGGGTTATTTTAATAGTaacacaaattaaaataaaaaataagtttaATCTGTgagtaaataaaaatttaaataaataccatcatattaataatattaaatatattttaattgtttACTGTAATATTGTAGcactttattaatatatataaaccaacatgggtgaaataattttataataaaatgacTCTGCAACTTATTATTTCTATTGTCATATTAGTTATTATTGTTTTGGTAcaaatttattatttcattaacaaTATTGAAAACAAAAGGGTTTGTTGAGAGATttgtttattcttttttttttcgtttACTTTGCTTCTGTTCTTTAATTAGAGTTTTTAAGTCCAATTAAAATAATGTATGTGTAAGCCACTTTTTAatgtttcttttattatttttttcttttgaaatgaATTTTGAGTACTAATCTTTGAAAAGATTTGGTTCTCATTTTACATTTTTGCTTAAGCTATTTGGTCggaattttaattctaaaatttaaGCTAATATTCAGGCTGGGTTAACAAAAGGGTTAATTTGTGATGGAAACAAATTTTAGAGACtacttctaaaaaaaaaaaaaaaaaacctttgatGGACTAAATGAGAATTGGAGTATTTTAAAGAGTCATTTTACTATTAAAGACTTCAAAGAAGGCACAAAAAGAGAGTAATGGAAGGTCTAATTTGAAATTCTTCCTtaggttttattttaaaaaaaaatcatctacTTTAGTTTGTAAGAATTTGATTTTGTTACGATAAGATAATAGAAAATTTAGTCCAATTTGATAGCATTATTAGATTTTGTTGATAAATCACCTACTTGTATATCGGTAATTTAGCAATTTAAAGCAGCAATTCAACAATTTATATGCAACAAATCACTGTTTGAATTCATGTATTTAGACCAACTTTTCAATTTTATGAAGTACAATGACTAATTTGTCATAAATTACCTAAGTACAATAATAGAGTCTTGTATTCCCATCTGATAATTAAGTATAAACCAAcagaaaatttacaaaaaattgcAGCAACGGGGTAAAGACGGCTTATGCGGATCTAACAAATGGTGTATAGTTGAAGCATTTGGCATTTGTTCTTTCCTACACGAATGGTGGATTAAAATGTCAAATTCTTCTATTTTATGGTGGATTAAAatgtcaaatttttttattttttaaattggttaattttaattttttaaagttcaatTTTGACCCAAATAGTAAACACATAAAGTTTATTTGATTAAATTCTATTGTTAATCTTGCACTATATGTAAAGTTGTAGATTTAGTTTATGTTCTTTTTATTTTGATCATtcttagtccttatattttttgaaatttgataTTCCAGTTTTGATGCAAACAAccgttaaattcattaatttttttttgtgagTTATATGTGAAAATAGCAAGTTAACATGTGATTTTGCTGCATAAGATTttgaaaaatagtagaatttaacTTCGCGAATTTAGCAATTACTATTTTTCtagtttgaaatttcaaaattcaaaaagtacaAAATTTAACCTTGATTAAAATTACGGTAAACTAAACCTAAGGTCATTGAATCATTAGTAATTTTACATTGAGAATTTTCAAAATGGTCACttaactattcgaaagtttttatttaagtcaccgGGCTATCATTGATATATGGTCTTCTTTGCTCACATTGGTTGCACTAATCGAAAACtcccttctctttctcttttatAGTTCAATTTTTTGTTCATGAAACAGATTTTAATGTCACAAATCTGCAAACCAAAATCAAAATAACTTTCTTCTCCAAATCTCTAACATTGGTTGTTAGATCAACTTGGATTTAAGATATATTCTTCTACTCGCCAATGGGTATAGATCCACCGTACTAATAATCGAATCGTCACTTTGAACGCCACTAGccgaacattaaaaaaaaaaaaaaacttaataatgTAGTGACTTAAAATagaaacttttgaatagtttaatgattttgtaattttttgaagttaaatgatcaaaacgtaaaaataCCAATAATTTAGTGAACTTTTGAGTGTAGTTACCCTTAAAAATTTTGATAGCAACATGTCATGGACTGATTTGAATTATTGAACTTTTATATGACTTAGAAGGCAGGCCTTATTTGTTTGAATTGTCAACACCAAAGCCTTTTGGAGCAATTTGTCGTTTTCAGGCAGAAACTATAAACAGGCATCTATATCAACTTCCAAAATTTGATTCCATTTTCATTACCTCATTACAACAAACAAAATTGACATCATACAATAATAATTCATCTACAGTATTTCAACATCATACGCGACCAATAGGTTGTGTTTATTAATATGATATCGAGAaatcttttattattaaataaatcaatttaattgaatATTATTAAAAAGATTTATAGGattaaaggaaaatgaaatgttttatttaaaattgaattgaaaataacTTAAAATGTTTTAcgatttaactttctttttaaaaatatataaagattaAGTTGGATACATTTAATAGTAAACGGGTTAATTTTAGTCCGATCCTATAATAGAGGGGCTTGACACATACTTTCACCATATAATAACATAAGAAACATGTCTTAAGGTTAGTTTCATTGTCCGTCAACTTGAATTTGTAAGTTATACCATTTTGTTTTCTACATCATATTTAATACATAAAATTACATTCCATGATGAGAAACACATGTGAACAAATTGACCATTTATGATTGGAAAGGGAAAAAGAACACATGATAGATCATAAAGATGAACCTTCAAATGGTATTATATAAAAGAAGAAATTTCTATCAAGATCCTTGTTTAAACACCTGAAAATGGCACCATGAATTTCATTCTCAAGTGTTCCATCATGCAAAAACATGTTTTTTATTCTCTTAAGAATGATAGAAGAATAAGAAATATATGATAAATgattaaaaagaagaaaagagggTTGCACCAGTGTTTGTGGCAACCAAAATGAATCCCCATCCTTTGTTTCTTTACCATGTATATTGGTCAATATGTTGTGATCTTAGATCTCTTCTTTGCCTCACTGTAAAGCACAATTCCCATAATTGTAACAGCAAATCCAGTTACCCCTGTCATAGTCACCGGGTTCCTAAACACCATGACCGACACAAAAGCTGCTAATGCAGCTTTGGCATTGCCTAAAACCTGCAAAGTAAGGGCACTTGTATGCTTGGTAActaaaaaattggtcaaattcacCAAATAGGCTACTGTGGCATTCCCAATCAACAACAAAATGATGAATGAATCAGTCTTAGCTTTCTCAAGTGTGATCCTTGCAACATTCCCTTCGTTATAAAGACTAAATGGTAACAAAATCAATGCTGCCATAGGTGCCATATACAACAACAAGTTCATGGAATGTAGCTTCTCAGCTTCATTGGTTAATAATATACCTTGAACCACAGATTTCAAAGCACGAGCAGCAGTTGAACCAATGCAAACCAAGAATCCAAACAGGTTGAACAAAGGCTCACTGTTTGTAGCTAAAACAATCCCAAAAACCACAGGCAAAAGTGCAAAGTAAACCTTAACTGATTCCATCTTGCAAGTGATTATGAAAGCAAATATGGCGGTGAAAAAAGGGGTGGTTGCACCGATAGCTTGGTTAAACGAGACAGGAATATACCTTAAAGAAGTATTCCCACAGACAACAGAGAAACAAAAGATGGCACATAATGCAAAGATCTTGAAGAACTGTTTCTTTGATAAAATGTGTTGCTTTGGGACTATTTCAAGGAAGTTTATGGCTATGTAACTGTATGAAGCACATGACAGCATGTGAAGCATGGTGAGGAAGATTGGGTAACGGTAACCATAAAAGCTGAGGAGGAACTTGTTGAGCAAAAGGACACCAGTGTTGGACATGAACCATGAGGCGATGATGAGTGCTGTTAAAAGATTGGGAGTGAGAAGGGATCCAAAGGTGTAGATGCCGTTTCTAACCTCAGAAGTTGGGGTTGTCGGAATATCCAGAACATGATCGTCTGCGGTGGCCGCTGTGTCCAACCTTGGGTTGCTCATCCTCCTTGTCCATTTTTGAGCTTCCACCATTGGGTGTTTTGGGATTGCGAAAAAGACAGCTTTAAGCTCAAAGACTAAAATTCTCTCTTTTGTTTtagagggaaagaaaaagtgtTCTTTTTTCTTCTGTGGATGGTTACATATAAGTGTGATGGAGGTAAATTAAAAAGGCTAAAATATGTTTTAAGTAGttttaatttttctatatttaaaatttagtcttcctaTTTCTAACTTTAAGAATTTAATTCTCAATtttcatatttaaataaattcaatTGTTAAGTGTTCAATAATATTAAATAACGAATTCATGAGCCGACAAAAATAAATGCAATGATTTAATGACAGAACTAAgctgtttttattattatttggagtTAACACTGAATCCTCTCCTACAACAACCTGAAGAGCTACCTATAGTCCTGGTTCATCGTCTACCGTCATACAAAATTCCTTTAGACCCTTCTTTCAGAGACCAGTTACGTTCTCAATTCCATATGCTAGACCCTCACGAATCGCCTGAACCATATGACTCCTTTCTTGCCCGTCATGCTACCTTCATAAGAGTTCTCATGACTATCGGCCATTCTCCAATTTCCCGCCGAGTTTCTGGAGCGACTGCCTGTTTTGGAGCTGATAGTGGCAACAAGTGCTGGCCTTAATCATATAGAACTCCCTGCTTGTTGGAGCCGAGGCATCGTTGTTACGAATGCTAGCTTAGCCTTCGCAGAGGATGTAGCGGATTGTGCTGTTGGGTTGTTGATCGATGTGTTGAGAAGAATCTCTGCTGCTGATAGATTTGTTCGTGGTAGGATGTGGCCTGTTAAAGAAAACTACCCTCTTGGTTTTAAGGTAAACGTTTGTTTTCTTTATTATCAGTGGCTGAGGCTGAATATTTTTTTTAgggaaatcaaattttattattttaataatttatatcttaatcttttaaagggttaaatcaaattttattattttaaagaaataaaatataattttattattattaatttaaaattttataaattataatagatgcaaattaaaatttatcattttagcaGGGTACTCCACTTGTTTAACAATATATTTAACAATATTTGCATAGACAACATAATTGGATTTATCAAATCTAAATAACAAAAAGTTGTTTCTTGATCTTAAATGGgcaatttttttttccattctttttTGGCAATGAACTTTTGGGGAAAATAGTGTCAGTGGCTGATGTTGGAAATATTTTTTaaccgaaattaaattgtatatttttacaatagtaaatttttttattattttaataatttatatctttataatttttaaaagattaaattaaatttttatcatttttaagagtCAAAGTGCAAATTTACCATAAATATCGAATACCATTCCAAAACAGCTGTTGGCTTGGCTTAACAATGGAAGAGTGCATTAAATACCAAAATATGTCATCGTTTTGCTTTTACAAGGCACTAGATCATCCCATTTGGTCCTTACGAAAACACTGTTCTAAACTTGGAACTGCAGCTAGGTGGTAAGCGAGTAGGGATTGTGGGCTTGGGAAGCATTGGTTCTGAAGTTGCAAAGAGGCTCTTAGCCATTGCCTACACCTCAAGAAACAAGAAGCAATCTGTTTCATTTCCATTCTATGCTAATGTCCCGGACCTTGGTGCAAATAGTGATGTTCTCGTTCTTTGTTGTGCACTGACAAAGGAAACTTACCACATGATCAATAAGGATGTCATGGTAGCATTAGGGAAGGATGGAGTGATAATCAACGTCGGGCGTGGCTCGTTGATCAACGAGAAGGAATTAGTGCAGTGTTTGGTGGGGGGAGAAATGGGTGGTGCTGGTCTTGATGTGTTGAAAATGAGCCTAATGTCCCAAAGGAGCTATTTGGACTTGATAATGTCGTGTCGTCTCCACACTGCCCTGTCATGACTGCAAATCCTTTGAAGCTTTGGACCAGCTGATTGTTGTCAACTTAAAAGCCTTCTTTTCGAATAAACTTTTGGTATCAGTAGTGTCAAATGAATGAGCCATTCATTCTTTTGCTTTAATGTAAAGCATTGACAAATGCTCAATGAAGAAAGGATAAAGATTTGGTTAAATAACTGAAATCCATGCATTGGTTACTGGAAATCAGGATGTTGGTATCTTTCATTCATGTGGGGACTCTAGTAATAaagtttataaatatatataatttgtatatcatcacattttaaaaatattatcaatCATCATTTGTAGTGTGGTGATTGCCAACTTCGTTCATAATTATGTTATTAAAATTTAGTTCTTAATTGAAAGAATATTACTAttgaaattatttcgattaatttaaaaccaatttaattaaattatatatatattcttttgttaaaataaatttaagacAAAAAATTGATTACaatgtttttttaattaaaaaaacaaaaacaacaaataaCACAATAACAAATAAGAAACACTGCATTAAAAACATAGCTAGTGTCCACTCCACATTCttaaagaaagagagagagagagtttaAAGggtaaaaattaaaggaagatgACGAAAACTATTTTGTTCAATAACTATTTTGAAATTGagtgatcaaaatataaatttactaatagtttagcgATTTTGGGTCTATTTTACCCTATATATTTTTTGGAATAAGTATCaaaatttatacatgaactttggtcTACTGTGCAATTtgatacataaattttgattCGGTGCAATTACATGAAAGAAACTTGAATTCTGATTGGtatatatacatgaaactttGATTTGATCCAATTGTAGACATTTAAAGAAACGAATAagtacatttattttcatataagatTAATGTAATTGTTTGTGTATGCAATATATCAATGTAAAACGGTGctaatttgataatgtgttaCTGATTTGTCAAAAttcaaaattgaatcaaatcaaaactTCATTTACAAAATCGtacaaaatcaaagtttatgtataaCATTGCACATTAGATCAAAATTTACGTATAATTTTAGTATTTATCCCTTTTAATTAACTGTTAACTATTTACTAGTCTAATACTagtccattatcaacatgagcatacgcaggacacttGAAGATCTTTaagtcagaataattagcaggattaccagaccatacctcttatggagtctttttctcaatggcaacggatggagatcggttgatcaaaaaatatgcagtagaggctgcttctgcccaaaacgactttggtaagttgacatttgacaacatacatcgaaccttctccatgatcattctgttcattcgttTTGCAATatcgttttgctgtggagtatgacgaactgtcaagtgtctcacgatcccttctgacttgcacagtcTATTAAACTTattagaacagaactctaagccattatctgtgcgaaggtattttatttgttttcctatCTGTTTTTCAATGataatttttcaagacttaaatgcggaaaacacatcgcttttctgcttcaggaagaacgtcCAAACTTTtatagaaaaatcatcaataaaagttagcatataattagctccacctctcgaaggcactctggatggctcCCACAGATCAAAATGAATATACTCAAActttcccttcgtgttatggattcctttggtgaatcgaaatctcttttgcttctcaaaaacacagtgctcacagaacttcAATTTGCAAATTCTTTGCCCATCAAAAAgccctcttttgcttaattctgccatgccattctcactcatatgccctaggcgcatatgccaaagtttagtaatatcatcatctgacaaggaagaggaagtgacagctgcatcaccaataACAGTAGAACCTAGCAAAACATATAACTCGatagtctttctctgccctttcatcacaacaagggaacctttggaaatctttaaaacttcactttcagttgtgtatctgtacccttttgaatcaatagtactcaacgaaattaaatttctctttaatTCGGGAACATTTCATATGTCACTAAGTGTTTTGAAAACTCCATCCaaatcttaactttaattgttccaacatcTGCGTTTTTAcgtgaagcattatttcccatcaaaacaacgcCTTCAAacattgtttcataagttgtaaaccaatcccgattgatGTGGAAGGTGTAGCctaaatcaagtatccactcatcgctcactttagaattgttgacagaagcaactagaagttcaccatcgctgtagtcttctacaacatcagcttcaccagaagcaactagaagttcaccatcgctgtagtcttctacaacatcagcttcaccagaattttctggttgttttccctttttattcgcAGCCTCcattttaatcttgttctgtagaTTATAGCACTCAAATTTAATATGCCCGTTCTTCttgtagaagttacaagttttacttctgtttgaagacttcgatccaCCTTTATATTTACCGCGAGGATTctgttcctgtgtccttccacgatcatcattccgatcttgtctcccacgaacaatgagaccctcttcctgaaagtcgggtttaaccacaagatgtttcatcttattATACGAgatcaaagaatcataaacctcatcaactgtgggagactcgcggctatataaaatcatgtCTCTAAATGTTGAATAAGACAGAGGCAacaaacaaagtagaatcaaccctagatatttcttatcatactgaacctccatggcctccaagtttgagagaatttctttaaacattgttaagtgttcgtgtatagACGCACCTTCATCTACACGataagcataaagacgctgctttatatgcaacttacttgttagagttttcgacatgcatatttattctagcctcttccataatacagcgacagttttctctttcatcatatcctgtaaaatttcgttggacaaatacaGATGTAATTGTGCTAacacctttcgatccttacgtttcttctcttcatctattaatattgaaggcatcttatctatccttagcagggcatcctccagatccatctgcgtaagaactgcttgcatcttaatcttcCACAacacaaatctggtgttgcgatctaaCAGCGagatttcatacttcaaagatgccattaccgtgattgagatgaacaacccggaagctcTTAGGAAATAAACTTTTGATCTTAGGAAATCTTAGATTTTCTCTCTTTCTTAGATTTTAGGATGAAGAAGGTTCCAACCAAGGGTTGCCAATAGAGACTGAGAATGAAGTGAGGGGAGTGAAGTGAAAATGGGTGTTTAGAAAGAGAGAAAATTTGAGAAAACTGTTAGAGGggaagagaagaagaaagaagatggaaaaaacgaaaaaaattattttgatgacaTCATTGTGcttatgtggcatgccacatggACTATTTTATTGACCTGCTGTTTGACTAACGATCAACTGAGGTTTACCGTTAAAATTGGACtgattcaaaaaaaaataataatgttgAGGGTGTCAATTAAAAAAAGGGGTCAAGGGCACAAAGCCAAAAGCCTCCAAACgttgagggtttttttttttttttgcaattatgccaaaataaaaaaaggggaaagttaaaagaacataaaaggaaaaaaattaaattgctcaaaatgaaaaaaatatagggaccgattatagaatttaacttaaaatttttgtttgaaataatgatttaacATGTCACATTAGCTTACCATTACACCGTTAATGACAATTAACGAACACGATAAAGTAAGGGACTATTTTAAGAATTTACCCAATTTTTTAACATACATACGAtgacattttaaaaatattattcacGATCTGTGTAGCACAAATAGTGttcaataatattaaataatgaatTCATGATCCGATAAAAACGTCGTCGCATTAGTATCAAATTTTCTATTAACATTTAATCTAAGATCCAAACCTTTCTGGTTTTTCCTTATAAAATACTAAATAAATGCAATGAtataatgaagaaaaaaaaaatacggCATAATAAGAAACAAAACTAAGCTGTTGCTCTTATTATTTGGAGTTAACACTGAATCCTCTCCTACCCCAACGATGGCGGACAAAGAACCACAACAACCTGAAGAGCTACCTATAGTCCTGGTTCATCGTCTACCGTCATTCAAGATTCCTTCCGACCCTTCTTTCAGAGACCAGTTACGTTCTCAATTCCATATGCTAGACCCTCACGAATCGCCTGAGCCATATGACTCCTTTCTTGCCCGTCATGCTCCCTTCATAAGAGTTCTCATGACTATCGGCCCTTCTCCAATTTCCGCCGAGTTTCTCGAGCGACTGCCTGTTTTGGAGCTGATAGTGGCAACAAGTGCTGGCCTTAATCATATAGACCTCCCTGCTTGTTGGAGACGAGGCATCGTTGTTACGAATGCTAGCTTAGCCTTCGCAGAGGATGTAGCGGATTGTGCTGTTGGGTTGTTGATCGATGTGCTGAGAAGAATCTCTGCTGCTGATAGATTTGTTCGTGGTCGGCTGTGGCCTGTTAAAGAAAACTACCCTCTTGGTTTTAAGGTAAACGTTTGTTTTCTGTATTATCAGTGGCTGAGGCTGAATATTTTTTTTAAGCGggaatcaaattttattattttaataatttattttaatatttttaaagggtaaatcaaattttattattttaaagaattaaaatgtaattttatcattattaatttaaaatattataaattataataaatttaaattgaaaatttatcattttaggcCCGCTACTCCACTTACTTTTTTTTTATCTGGTTGTTGATTCGTTGAGTAGTAACAGAATTTAACATATAAGTGAAGAATCCAGttgatgaaattttgatgtgGTTGATAGACTTCAGATATTTAACAATATTTGCATAGACAACATAATTGGATTTATCAAATCTAAATAACACAAAGTTGT from Gossypium arboreum isolate Shixiya-1 chromosome 1, ASM2569848v2, whole genome shotgun sequence harbors:
- the LOC108482733 gene encoding probable sugar phosphate/phosphate translocator At1g12500 gives rise to the protein MVEAQKWTRRMSNPRLDTAATADDHVLDIPTTPTSEVRNGIYTFGSLLTPNLLTALIIASWFMSNTGVLLLNKFLLSFYGYRYPIFLTMLHMLSCASYSYIAINFLEIVPKQHILSKKQFFKIFALCAIFCFSVVCGNTSLRYIPVSFNQAIGATTPFFTAIFAFIITCKMESVKVYFALLPVVFGIVLATNSEPLFNLFGFLVCIGSTAARALKSVVQGILLTNEAEKLHSMNLLLYMAPMAALILLPFSLYNEGNVARITLEKAKTDSFIILLLIGNATVAYLVNLTNFLVTKHTSALTLQVLGNAKAALAAFVSVMVFRNPVTMTGVTGFAVTIMGIVLYSEAKKRSKITTY